A genomic region of Bacillus sp. 2205SS5-2 contains the following coding sequences:
- the yqfC gene encoding sporulation protein YqfC, whose product MTKKLMQHWRQWITKRMDLPEDVMMDLPRITMVGQLHIYIENHNGLLSFSDKEVRLLLKKGQLLIKGNKFVIKTILPEEILIQGKIQKVTYVEE is encoded by the coding sequence ATGACAAAAAAGTTGATGCAACATTGGCGTCAATGGATAACAAAGCGAATGGACCTTCCAGAGGATGTGATGATGGATTTACCGAGAATCACAATGGTTGGGCAGCTCCATATTTATATAGAAAATCATAATGGATTATTATCTTTTTCCGATAAAGAGGTTCGATTGTTATTAAAAAAAGGACAATTATTAATCAAAGGTAACAAATTTGTGATTAAAACGATTTTACCAGAAGAAATATTAATACAAGGTAAAATTCAGAAAGTAACCTATGTAGAAGAATAG
- a CDS encoding cytidine deaminase, producing MDVKRLIKEAKLARERAYVPYSKFKVGAALLSGDDIVYHGCNIENAAYSMCNCAERTALFKAYSEGVTSFKMLAVVADTERPVSPCGACRQVISELCAKEMKVVLTNLNGDIQEITVEELLPGAFSPEDLHE from the coding sequence ATGGATGTTAAACGATTAATAAAAGAAGCCAAATTGGCAAGAGAGCGGGCATATGTTCCTTATTCAAAATTCAAAGTAGGTGCAGCACTTTTATCGGGTGATGATATTGTTTATCATGGATGTAATATTGAAAACGCTGCCTATAGCATGTGTAATTGTGCAGAGCGCACAGCCCTATTTAAAGCTTACTCAGAAGGGGTTACTTCGTTTAAGATGTTAGCGGTAGTGGCTGACACAGAACGCCCTGTGTCCCCGTGTGGAGCGTGCAGACAAGTCATTTCAGAGCTTTGCGCCAAAGAAATGAAAGTAGTACTTACAAACCTCAATGGAGATATTCAAGAAATAACTGTAGAAGAACTATTACCAGGAGCTTTTTCACCGGAGGATTTACATGAATAA
- a CDS encoding SRPBCC family protein — MPIIKHQIYIEKPLTVCFDLARNVEVHTETTTRTKERAICGVTTGLMEMGDTVTWEAIHFGVKQNLTARIITMEKPYTFTDGMVKGAFHSFTHRHDFIESGTGTFMIDIFSYKSPFGIFGKIADKLFLEKYMRRFIVNRAKELKRIAEK; from the coding sequence TTGCCTATTATTAAGCACCAGATTTATATTGAAAAACCACTCACTGTTTGTTTTGACCTTGCGAGAAACGTAGAAGTACATACAGAAACAACAACCAGAACGAAAGAAAGAGCTATTTGTGGTGTTACAACTGGACTGATGGAAATGGGGGATACAGTCACTTGGGAAGCCATCCATTTTGGAGTTAAACAAAATTTAACAGCTAGGATCATCACGATGGAAAAACCGTACACCTTTACAGATGGTATGGTTAAAGGAGCATTCCACTCTTTCACGCATAGACACGACTTTATAGAAAGTGGTACTGGAACTTTTATGATAGACATCTTTTCGTATAAATCTCCTTTTGGAATTTTCGGGAAAATAGCTGATAAATTATTTTTAGAAAAATATATGAGGCGTTTTATTGTAAATCGCGCAAAAGAGTTGAAAAGAATAGCTGAAAAATAA
- the floA gene encoding flotillin-like protein FloA (flotillin-like protein involved in membrane lipid rafts), which translates to MSITPETIFVLLAVVIAVIVLAVLFTFVPVMLWISALAAGVRISIFTLIGMRLRRVIPNRVINPLIKASKAGLTVTINQLESHYLAGGNVDRVVNALIAAHRANIELTFERAAAIDLAGRDVLEAVQMSVNPKVIETPFIAGVAMDGIEVKAKARITVRANIERLVGGAGEDTVLARVGEGIVSTIGSSSNHKKVLENPDLISQTVLTKGLDAGTAFEILSIDIADVDIGKNIGAELQTEQAEADKNIAQAKAEERRAMAVANEQEMKARVEEMRAKVVEAEAEVPLAMSEALRSGNMGVMDYMNLRNIDADTEMRDSIGKMTGDKKDKDQK; encoded by the coding sequence ATGTCTATTACACCAGAAACGATTTTTGTTCTATTGGCGGTCGTAATCGCTGTTATTGTCCTTGCTGTTCTATTCACCTTTGTACCGGTGATGCTGTGGATTTCTGCATTAGCAGCAGGAGTGAGAATATCAATCTTTACATTAATCGGTATGAGGTTACGTCGAGTTATTCCAAATCGAGTCATTAATCCACTTATTAAAGCATCAAAAGCGGGATTAACAGTGACAATCAACCAATTAGAGAGTCATTATTTAGCAGGAGGTAACGTTGACCGAGTGGTAAATGCCCTAATCGCAGCCCACAGAGCGAATATTGAGTTGACTTTTGAAAGAGCGGCCGCAATTGATCTAGCCGGTCGTGACGTTCTGGAAGCTGTGCAAATGAGTGTAAACCCCAAAGTAATTGAAACTCCATTTATTGCCGGTGTTGCTATGGATGGAATCGAAGTAAAAGCAAAAGCAAGAATTACAGTTAGAGCCAATATTGAGCGGCTTGTTGGTGGTGCTGGAGAAGATACGGTGCTTGCTCGTGTAGGAGAAGGGATTGTATCGACGATAGGTTCATCTAGCAACCATAAAAAAGTGCTTGAAAATCCTGATTTAATCTCACAAACTGTTTTAACTAAAGGGTTAGATGCAGGTACAGCTTTCGAGATTTTATCGATTGATATTGCCGATGTTGATATAGGTAAAAATATCGGGGCAGAATTACAAACAGAACAAGCGGAAGCAGATAAAAACATCGCCCAAGCGAAGGCTGAAGAAAGACGCGCGATGGCTGTTGCTAATGAGCAAGAAATGAAAGCACGTGTTGAAGAGATGAGAGCGAAGGTAGTAGAGGCTGAAGCTGAAGTACCGCTTGCTATGTCGGAAGCCTTGCGTTCTGGTAATATGGGCGTAATGGATTACATGAACCTTCGGAATATTGATGCAGACACTGAAATGAGAGACTCAATTGGTAAAATGACAGGTGATAAAAAAGATAAAGATCAGAAGTGA
- a CDS encoding YqzL family protein yields the protein MLDLTWKLFQETGNIDTYLLIKELESSQIDSGLTDDAELVQVDFPLS from the coding sequence ATGTTAGATCTTACCTGGAAATTATTTCAAGAAACAGGTAATATAGACACGTATCTTCTCATCAAGGAGCTAGAAAGTAGTCAAATTGACAGTGGATTGACTGACGATGCTGAGCTAGTACAAGTTGATTTCCCTTTGTCTTAA
- a CDS encoding HD family phosphohydrolase: MNQLLVKIKELISFKVFTGIIFLFLGFILYGLLISNVQTETYNLELFEVAKETIYSPTTKEDEEKTEQLKQKAAEEVEPVYEYSPDVKENRKSLITSVFDMILQIQQESNFSSPQLEEPEQNEEVKPLTPKERLNKLKSRLTKDANENVTLSISDQVFESLLVAEKEEILSAQRIVVDEIEKVMAKKIRDEGVPQVKDEIESNIELNNLSQPVKESSIAIGRYAIISNEKYSEELTKKKIEVVMEEVTPERILEGTVIVEAGDIISAEQYRKLKLVNLLNEESSSRAPIGLALFVAMVVSILYVYFYKWQISEEKKQNYVILLSLIFVLTLLLMKIFALLQVLDIMEVGYLFPAAMATMLIRLLLNERLSLIMSILLAVCGSIIFHESVAGSFNIEIAIYFLFSGLMGTIILSKQNQRLSILQTGIIVSLLNIIIIFFIVLLGSNPYENMNYLYLLLYAFGSGITSAVLTIGFLPFFEAGFGILSTMRLVELSNPNHPLLKRILTEAPGTYHHSVMVANLAEAACEAIGANGLLARVGCYYHDIGKTKRPHFFIENQMNGPNPHDRISPERSRDIIIAHAVDGGELLRKYKMPKEFIDIAEQHHGTTFLKFFYHKAKETRNEVKEDDYRYPGPKPQSKEIAVISIADSVEAAVRSMDHPTKEKIEKIVSSIIQDRLLDGQFNECDITLQELEIVKETLCNALNGIFHSRIEYPEDKKENDL; the protein is encoded by the coding sequence ATGAATCAACTATTAGTAAAAATAAAGGAACTTATAAGCTTTAAAGTTTTCACAGGGATCATTTTCTTATTTCTCGGTTTCATTTTATACGGCCTTTTAATTAGTAATGTTCAGACAGAAACGTATAATCTCGAATTATTTGAAGTGGCGAAAGAGACAATCTACTCACCTACAACAAAAGAAGATGAAGAAAAAACAGAACAACTAAAACAAAAGGCTGCTGAAGAAGTAGAACCTGTTTATGAGTATTCCCCAGACGTAAAAGAGAATCGAAAAAGTTTAATTACGTCAGTTTTTGATATGATTTTACAGATTCAGCAGGAGAGTAACTTTTCTTCACCACAATTAGAAGAACCTGAGCAAAATGAAGAAGTTAAACCATTAACGCCAAAAGAACGTTTAAACAAATTAAAATCTCGTTTAACTAAGGATGCCAATGAAAATGTGACTCTATCTATATCCGATCAAGTTTTTGAATCACTACTTGTAGCTGAGAAGGAAGAAATCCTATCAGCTCAGCGGATTGTTGTTGATGAAATCGAAAAGGTAATGGCAAAAAAAATTAGAGATGAAGGAGTCCCACAAGTAAAAGATGAGATTGAATCAAATATTGAATTAAATAATCTCTCTCAACCTGTTAAAGAATCCTCGATTGCTATAGGGCGTTATGCTATTATTTCAAATGAAAAATACAGCGAAGAACTTACGAAAAAGAAAATCGAAGTCGTAATGGAAGAAGTAACTCCTGAACGAATTCTCGAAGGGACTGTTATTGTAGAAGCAGGGGATATTATTAGTGCGGAACAATATCGAAAGTTAAAGCTGGTAAATTTATTAAACGAGGAAAGTTCGAGTCGGGCACCTATTGGGCTAGCATTATTTGTTGCGATGGTGGTGTCTATTCTATATGTTTACTTCTATAAATGGCAGATATCTGAAGAAAAAAAGCAGAATTACGTCATTTTATTGAGCCTAATCTTCGTATTGACCCTGCTCTTGATGAAGATTTTTGCATTATTGCAAGTGCTAGACATTATGGAGGTAGGCTACTTATTTCCGGCAGCTATGGCAACAATGCTCATTAGACTCTTATTAAATGAACGACTCTCGTTAATCATGTCCATATTATTAGCGGTATGCGGTAGTATTATATTTCATGAAAGCGTAGCTGGAAGTTTTAATATTGAAATTGCGATTTACTTTCTTTTTAGTGGATTAATGGGGACGATTATTCTTTCCAAGCAAAATCAACGTTTATCCATTCTACAAACAGGGATTATTGTATCATTATTGAATATTATTATAATTTTCTTTATTGTTTTATTAGGATCAAATCCTTATGAAAATATGAATTATCTGTATTTATTACTTTACGCGTTTGGATCTGGCATAACTTCTGCCGTATTGACAATAGGTTTTCTTCCTTTCTTTGAGGCGGGATTTGGAATTCTTTCCACGATGAGATTGGTGGAGTTATCCAATCCAAATCATCCCCTATTAAAAAGAATCCTAACCGAGGCTCCAGGAACGTATCATCATAGTGTCATGGTGGCGAATTTAGCTGAGGCAGCGTGTGAAGCGATTGGAGCAAATGGACTTTTAGCTCGAGTTGGTTGTTATTACCATGATATCGGAAAAACAAAAAGACCACATTTCTTTATTGAAAATCAAATGAATGGTCCGAATCCTCATGATCGTATTTCACCTGAGAGGAGTCGTGATATTATTATTGCACATGCTGTTGATGGGGGAGAGCTCCTTAGAAAATACAAAATGCCCAAAGAATTTATCGACATTGCGGAGCAGCATCATGGCACGACTTTTTTGAAATTCTTTTATCATAAAGCAAAAGAAACACGAAATGAAGTAAAAGAGGATGATTACCGGTATCCGGGACCAAAGCCTCAAAGTAAAGAGATTGCGGTTATTTCGATTGCTGATAGCGTTGAAGCGGCAGTCCGATCAATGGACCATCCTACGAAAGAAAAAATCGAGAAAATTGTGTCTTCTATTATTCAAGATAGATTATTGGATGGCCAGTTTAATGAATGCGATATTACGTTACAAGAATTAGAAATTGTTAAAGAAACACTGTGTAATGCATTAAATGGCATTTTTCATTCAAGAATAGAATATCCCGAGGATAAAAAGGAGAATGACTTATGA
- a CDS encoding PhoH family protein → MTEKLKTINISLEDTNQAVALFGTGDTHLKIIEEALHVTITSRGGDIYVSGDESNVKNTNKVLSTLLKVIKKGINIGPRDVLYATQLVNQGIVEYMVDLYEEEITKNAKGQTIRVKTLGQRHYISAIKKSDLVFGIGPAGTGKTYLAVVMAIRALKNGEVKKIILTRPAVEAGESLGFLPGDLKEKVDPYLRPLYDALHDVLGAEHTERLIDRGTIEIAPLAYMRGRTLDDAFVILDEAQNTTSAQMKMFLTRLGFGSKMVITGDPTQFDLPKGVQSGLVQSTTILKDVKGISIIVLEQGDVVRHPLVAKVITAYQNQG, encoded by the coding sequence ATGACAGAAAAGTTAAAAACCATCAATATCTCATTAGAAGACACAAATCAAGCTGTTGCTCTTTTTGGCACAGGTGATACCCATTTAAAAATTATTGAAGAAGCATTGCATGTCACTATCACTTCTCGTGGAGGAGATATCTATGTTTCGGGTGATGAAAGTAATGTCAAAAATACAAACAAAGTACTTTCAACATTACTTAAAGTAATCAAAAAAGGCATCAACATCGGTCCTAGAGATGTGTTATATGCTACCCAACTCGTTAACCAGGGCATAGTAGAGTATATGGTGGATTTATATGAAGAAGAAATCACCAAAAATGCCAAAGGTCAAACCATTCGAGTGAAAACATTAGGCCAGCGCCATTATATTTCAGCCATTAAAAAGAGTGATTTGGTTTTTGGAATTGGACCAGCTGGGACAGGAAAAACATATCTTGCCGTTGTCATGGCTATCCGTGCACTGAAAAATGGAGAAGTTAAGAAAATTATATTAACACGCCCAGCTGTTGAAGCAGGAGAGAGTCTAGGTTTTTTACCAGGTGATTTAAAGGAAAAAGTCGATCCGTATTTGCGTCCGTTATATGATGCCTTACATGATGTTTTAGGCGCAGAGCATACAGAAAGATTGATTGATAGAGGAACGATTGAAATAGCTCCTCTTGCCTATATGAGAGGCCGTACCCTAGATGATGCATTTGTAATTTTGGATGAAGCTCAGAATACAACTAGTGCTCAAATGAAAATGTTTTTAACGCGCTTAGGATTTGGTTCAAAAATGGTCATTACTGGCGACCCTACTCAGTTTGATTTACCAAAAGGCGTTCAGTCCGGATTAGTTCAATCAACCACGATTTTAAAAGATGTAAAAGGGATTTCGATAATTGTATTAGAGCAAGGGGACGTAGTACGGCATCCACTAGTGGCGAAAGTTATTACGGCTTATCAAAATCAAGGATAA
- the era gene encoding GTPase Era, which translates to MNKKSSEHKSGFIAIIGRPNVGKSTLLNRVIGQKIAIMSDKPQTTRNKVQGVLTTNDAQLVFIDTPGIHKPKHKLGDFMLKVAQNTLKEVDLIMFMVNVEEGYGRGDEFIIERLKNVTTPVFLVLNKIDQIHPDDLFPVIDQYRKLYDFTEIVPVSALEGNNVDTLLKQIKNYIPEGPQYYPADQVTDHPERFIASELIREKALHLTREEIPHSLAVVIEKMSKEEDKEMIHVMATIVVERDSQKGIIIGKQGSMLKEIGKRARLDIQNLLGTKVFLELWVKVQKDWRNKATHLRDYGFREDDY; encoded by the coding sequence ATGAATAAAAAAAGTAGTGAACATAAGTCAGGATTTATTGCTATTATCGGAAGACCTAATGTAGGGAAATCAACATTATTAAATAGAGTCATTGGACAAAAAATTGCGATCATGAGTGATAAACCACAAACAACGCGAAATAAAGTGCAAGGTGTTTTAACGACTAATGATGCGCAACTAGTTTTTATTGATACACCAGGTATCCACAAGCCTAAGCACAAGCTAGGTGATTTCATGCTCAAGGTAGCCCAAAATACATTAAAAGAAGTCGATCTTATTATGTTTATGGTTAACGTGGAAGAAGGATATGGTCGAGGAGACGAATTTATCATTGAGAGACTAAAAAATGTCACGACCCCAGTCTTTCTTGTGCTAAATAAAATTGACCAAATTCACCCAGATGATCTTTTTCCTGTTATTGATCAATATCGCAAACTGTATGACTTTACGGAGATTGTTCCCGTTTCAGCACTAGAAGGTAATAATGTAGATACGCTGCTCAAGCAAATAAAAAACTATATTCCTGAGGGACCACAATACTATCCAGCAGATCAAGTAACCGATCATCCGGAGCGATTTATTGCATCAGAACTGATTCGAGAAAAAGCCCTTCATTTAACTCGTGAAGAAATTCCACATTCCTTAGCAGTAGTCATTGAGAAGATGTCTAAAGAAGAGGACAAAGAGATGATCCATGTCATGGCAACAATTGTAGTCGAGCGTGATTCTCAAAAAGGAATAATCATCGGTAAGCAAGGTTCGATGCTAAAGGAAATTGGTAAGCGTGCAAGGCTAGATATTCAAAATTTATTAGGAACAAAAGTCTTTTTAGAACTTTGGGTGAAAGTTCAGAAGGATTGGCGTAATAAGGCCACACATCTTCGAGATTATGGTTTTCGTGAAGACGACTATTAA
- the ybeY gene encoding rRNA maturation RNase YbeY: MSLQIDFVDETKELTEQDLTQIEALLNFSAEKEEVQDDSELSVTFVSNDRIQDINKDYREKDQATDVISFAMEELGEGEMEIVGEGIPRVLGDIIISVPKAKEQANEYGHSFSRELGFLALHGFLHLLGYDHMTKEDEKTMFSRQKDILDEYGLQRS; encoded by the coding sequence ATGAGTTTGCAAATTGACTTTGTTGATGAAACGAAGGAATTAACTGAACAAGACCTGACTCAAATAGAAGCTTTATTAAATTTTTCAGCAGAAAAGGAAGAAGTACAGGATGACTCTGAGCTATCTGTAACATTTGTCTCTAACGATCGCATTCAAGATATTAATAAAGATTATCGAGAGAAAGATCAAGCGACAGATGTTATTTCCTTTGCAATGGAAGAACTAGGCGAGGGAGAGATGGAGATTGTTGGGGAAGGTATACCAAGAGTTTTAGGAGATATTATCATCTCCGTTCCAAAGGCGAAGGAACAGGCAAATGAATATGGGCATAGTTTCTCGAGAGAACTTGGATTTCTTGCCCTTCATGGCTTCTTACATTTATTAGGTTATGACCATATGACAAAAGAAGACGAGAAAACGATGTTTTCTCGTCAGAAAGATATCTTAGATGAATATGGACTCCAAAGAAGCTAA
- the recO gene encoding DNA repair protein RecO — protein MQQKCEGLVIRTSNYGESNKVVTVFSREFGKVAFMARGAKKPKSRLSAVSQPFTYGYFLFQKGSGLGTLQQGDIISSMKGIKGDLFKTSYVTYISELLDKGTDDARPNPFLFQLYLQILQYIDEGYDAEILTHIFELKMLPVLGLHPTMNACAICGNSDGSFGFSFKENGLICHRCKGNDPHHFPLSQSAVKILRIMYFFDLNRMGNISVKEETKNELTTLIRSYYDEASGLYLKSRKFLDQLQSIEDLIKKDEP, from the coding sequence TTGCAACAGAAATGTGAAGGACTAGTGATTCGAACTAGTAATTATGGAGAATCAAATAAAGTAGTGACTGTTTTTTCAAGAGAATTTGGTAAAGTTGCATTTATGGCTAGAGGAGCTAAAAAACCAAAAAGTCGTCTCTCAGCCGTTTCACAACCTTTTACTTATGGATATTTTTTATTTCAAAAAGGGAGTGGACTAGGAACTCTACAGCAAGGAGATATCATTTCAAGTATGAAAGGGATTAAAGGAGATCTATTTAAAACTTCTTATGTCACTTATATCTCAGAATTGCTAGATAAGGGAACCGATGATGCAAGGCCGAATCCGTTTTTGTTTCAGCTATATCTACAAATATTACAATATATAGATGAGGGTTATGATGCGGAAATTTTAACTCATATTTTTGAATTAAAGATGTTGCCTGTTTTAGGGTTGCATCCCACAATGAATGCTTGTGCTATTTGTGGGAATTCCGATGGATCATTTGGTTTTTCGTTCAAAGAAAATGGGTTGATTTGCCATCGTTGTAAAGGTAACGATCCTCATCATTTCCCGCTATCTCAAAGTGCCGTAAAAATATTGCGGATTATGTATTTTTTCGATTTGAATCGAATGGGTAATATATCAGTGAAAGAAGAAACCAAGAATGAATTAACCACTTTGATTCGAAGTTATTATGACGAGGCTTCAGGGCTATATTTAAAATCAAGGAAGTTTTTAGATCAACTTCAATCCATTGAGGATTTAATCAAAAAAGACGAACCCTAG
- a CDS encoding NfeD family protein, whose translation MKKLLPFITLLISLGFIIPSVMSAENEKVAIIPLHKEVEKGLAAFLDRAISDAEEAGADTIIFDIDTPGGFVDAAADISQLLNDVKIKKVAFINEQALSAGAFLALNADEIYMVPSASMGAAAVIDQQGNTAGKKAESYWLTTMETAAENSGRDPIYALAMADEDIDLPDLRAPKGALLTLSAKNAEKVGYSEGTVKDLDELLTLLNLDDAEVININESFAEKLARFFTNPIVVPILLSVASLGFIVELYSPGLGIPGAMGLTALLLFFYGHLVAGLAGYETIILFLVGVILIVIELLLPGGIFGIIGVAAILGSIIMAGGNVMYMGVSLIIALLVAIIAMVVLVKVFGKKMSLFNKIILRDSTNTENGYVSNRTREELIGAIGITQTALRPAGTIMIEDERIDVVSEGGYIPEERKVKVIKTEGSRIIVREL comes from the coding sequence ATGAAAAAATTATTGCCCTTTATTACTCTTTTAATTTCATTAGGATTTATTATTCCGTCGGTCATGTCTGCTGAAAATGAAAAAGTTGCAATTATCCCTTTACATAAAGAAGTTGAAAAAGGGTTAGCGGCTTTTTTAGATAGAGCAATATCAGATGCAGAAGAAGCAGGTGCGGATACGATCATTTTTGATATTGATACTCCTGGAGGATTCGTCGATGCTGCCGCAGATATATCTCAATTATTAAATGACGTAAAAATAAAGAAAGTGGCTTTTATTAACGAACAAGCATTGTCAGCGGGGGCATTTCTTGCTCTAAATGCTGATGAAATCTATATGGTGCCTTCGGCGAGTATGGGAGCAGCGGCGGTTATTGATCAACAAGGAAATACGGCAGGAAAGAAAGCCGAAAGCTATTGGCTTACAACGATGGAAACGGCTGCAGAGAATAGTGGGAGAGACCCAATTTATGCGCTCGCAATGGCAGATGAGGACATTGATCTTCCTGATTTACGAGCACCAAAAGGAGCATTGCTTACCTTAAGTGCCAAAAATGCAGAAAAGGTTGGGTACTCAGAAGGAACGGTGAAGGATCTTGATGAACTTTTAACGTTGCTTAACCTAGATGATGCGGAAGTAATCAATATCAATGAGTCTTTTGCAGAGAAATTAGCCCGCTTCTTTACCAATCCAATTGTAGTGCCTATTTTATTATCTGTAGCAAGCTTAGGATTTATCGTAGAGCTATATTCACCTGGATTGGGTATTCCAGGTGCGATGGGACTAACGGCTTTATTATTGTTCTTTTATGGACATCTAGTTGCGGGGCTAGCGGGTTATGAAACAATCATCTTATTTCTTGTAGGTGTGATACTAATCGTGATAGAACTTTTATTGCCTGGAGGGATTTTTGGCATTATTGGGGTCGCTGCAATTTTGGGGAGTATTATCATGGCAGGCGGAAATGTCATGTACATGGGAGTGTCGCTTATTATCGCCTTACTTGTTGCGATAATTGCAATGGTCGTGCTAGTTAAGGTGTTTGGCAAAAAAATGAGTTTGTTTAATAAAATTATTTTAAGGGATTCAACGAACACAGAGAATGGTTATGTTTCTAATCGTACACGAGAGGAGCTTATTGGTGCGATAGGAATCACGCAAACTGCTCTTCGTCCGGCTGGAACAATCATGATCGAAGACGAACGAATTGATGTAGTCTCAGAAGGTGGCTATATTCCAGAAGAAAGAAAAGTAAAAGTAATCAAAACAGAAGGATCGAGAATTATTGTTCGGGAACTGTAA
- a CDS encoding diacylglycerol kinase family protein, producing the protein MNMDSKEAKFFQWSKFLPALSYALNGLKIVWKTQQNFRFHTLTAVIVLILSFSLSVNKVEWMLIIMVIAGMFVVEIVNSAIEFTVDLVTEEFHPLAKKAKDLAAAAVLVYAIASVCIGFIIFLPKIGLL; encoded by the coding sequence ATGAATATGGACTCCAAAGAAGCTAAATTTTTTCAGTGGTCAAAATTTTTGCCTGCCTTAAGCTATGCTTTAAATGGCCTGAAAATAGTTTGGAAAACACAACAGAATTTTCGTTTTCATACGTTAACAGCTGTCATCGTCCTCATCCTCTCCTTTAGTCTTTCTGTCAATAAAGTTGAATGGATGTTGATAATTATGGTGATTGCCGGGATGTTTGTAGTTGAAATAGTGAATAGTGCGATTGAGTTTACAGTCGATTTAGTTACCGAAGAATTTCATCCTCTTGCTAAAAAAGCAAAGGATTTGGCGGCGGCGGCTGTTTTGGTTTATGCGATCGCATCAGTTTGTATTGGTTTTATTATCTTTTTACCGAAAATAGGGTTATTGTGA
- the yqfD gene encoding sporulation protein YqfD: MVKNHWMTFVTGSVVVKVSGKGIERFINTLIRAEVSIWNVKKVGTETVIFTFFLHDLHNVRKSVRRSDCKVSFIRGKGLPFWWKRSRKNSGFMIGAVLFCFMILALSNMVWKIEVKGASPETEHALNKTVNEMGIRKGKLQFLLPDVERIQSDVTREIDNITWVGVELKGTTFHFEVVEKTEPEEKKEVGPQHLVAKKKGTIVKLFVEVGKSEVKINQYVEKGQILVSGLIGKEGQHEAVSAQGEIYGETWYTSTVVIPMSSQFDVLTGEEEKRFFLSLGGLSIPVWGWGDIGYDDYKEEKTKKSINFLKWSLPISVDTTSYKESESVERTYNKEEAIKAAIELAKEDLASELSQDAEISNGKVLQAKEENGKVRVNIHFQVIENLAEGQPIIQGDSE, encoded by the coding sequence ATGGTGAAAAATCACTGGATGACTTTTGTGACAGGGAGTGTTGTGGTAAAAGTATCAGGTAAAGGAATAGAGCGATTTATTAACACATTAATTAGGGCAGAGGTTTCCATTTGGAATGTCAAAAAAGTTGGGACGGAAACGGTGATCTTTACATTCTTCCTTCATGATTTACATAATGTGAGGAAATCAGTGCGTAGGAGCGACTGTAAAGTTTCGTTTATTCGAGGAAAAGGTCTTCCTTTTTGGTGGAAGCGTTCACGAAAAAATAGTGGCTTTATGATTGGGGCGGTCCTTTTCTGTTTCATGATTCTTGCATTATCTAATATGGTGTGGAAGATAGAAGTGAAAGGGGCATCACCTGAAACGGAGCATGCCTTAAATAAGACTGTAAATGAAATGGGAATTCGTAAGGGTAAATTGCAATTTTTACTTCCAGATGTTGAGCGTATTCAATCGGATGTGACCCGTGAAATTGATAATATTACATGGGTAGGTGTGGAATTAAAGGGGACAACCTTCCATTTTGAAGTCGTTGAAAAAACGGAGCCAGAAGAAAAAAAGGAGGTAGGTCCTCAACATTTAGTAGCGAAGAAAAAAGGAACTATCGTAAAGTTGTTTGTTGAAGTTGGAAAATCAGAAGTGAAAATTAATCAATATGTGGAAAAAGGGCAAATTCTTGTTTCTGGTTTAATTGGAAAAGAAGGTCAACATGAGGCTGTATCCGCACAAGGAGAAATTTACGGAGAAACATGGTATACAAGCACGGTTGTGATTCCAATGTCCTCACAATTTGATGTATTAACTGGTGAGGAGGAAAAGCGATTTTTTCTTTCTTTGGGAGGACTCTCCATACCGGTGTGGGGGTGGGGAGATATCGGTTATGACGACTATAAAGAAGAGAAAACCAAAAAATCGATTAACTTCCTAAAATGGTCGTTGCCTATTTCCGTCGATACAACAAGTTACAAAGAAAGTGAGTCTGTTGAGAGAACCTATAACAAAGAGGAGGCTATAAAAGCAGCGATAGAGCTTGCGAAAGAAGATTTAGCATCTGAATTGTCACAAGATGCAGAAATATCGAATGGAAAAGTTTTGCAAGCTAAAGAAGAGAATGGTAAAGTAAGGGTAAATATTCATTTTCAAGTAATAGAAAACCTTGCAGAAGGACAACCCATCATTCAAGGAGACTCAGAATGA